From Eleftheria terrae, the proteins below share one genomic window:
- the alaS gene encoding alanine--tRNA ligase, which produces MKAAEIRSKFLKFFESKGHQIVASSPVVPGDDPTLLFTNAGMNQFKDVFLGFDKRPYSRATTAQKCIRAGGKHNDLENVGYTARHHTFFEMLGNFSFGDYFKQDAIRYAWELLTKHFMLPEEKLWVTVYAEDDEAYDIWHKEVGVPAERIVRIGDNKGGRYQSDNFWMMGDTGPCGPCTEIFYDHGPEIPGGPPGSPEEDGDRYIEIWNNVFMQFNRDEAGVMHKLPRPSVDTGMGLERVAAVLQGVHANYEIDLFVNLLAAASQAVAGAGASGYEADSPSLKVIADHIRACSFIVADGVIPEKDGRGYVLRRICRRAIRHGYKLGARTPFFHKLVPALVKEMGEAYPELRQHEARIVEVLKQEEERFFQTIANGMEILDAALAELSRQGKAELDGETAFKLHDTYGFPLDLTADVCRERGMTVDGAGFDLAMRRQREAGRSAGKFKAAQGLEYSGQATTFHGYEALLRETATVTAVYVDGTQVESAGAGDDAVVVLDHTPFYAESGGQVGDVGELRNNSSRFLVEDTLKIQADVYGHHGRVVEGRIKAGDVISARVDAEQRARTVRNHSATHLMHKALREVLGSHVQQKGSLVNAERTRFDFAHNAPLTDEQIRRVEAIVNAEILANHPTGARVMPIDEAQKLGAMMLFGEKYGDTVRVLDIGSSRELCGGTHVARTGDIGLFKIVAESGVAAGVRRVEAVTGENALTYLQTLESTVNQVAGTLKSTPSDVTQRIAQVLEQVRSLEKEVAALKGKLASSQGDELLSRAVDVKGLKVLAATLQGADAKTLRDTMDKLKDKLKSAAIVLAAVDGGKVQLAAGVTSDSTGKVKAGELVNFVAQQVGGKGGGKPDLAMAGGTDPTQLDAALASVQAWVAERL; this is translated from the coding sequence ATGAAAGCCGCCGAGATCCGCTCCAAGTTCCTGAAGTTCTTCGAGTCGAAGGGCCACCAGATCGTGGCCTCCAGCCCGGTGGTGCCGGGCGACGACCCGACGCTGCTGTTCACCAACGCCGGGATGAACCAGTTCAAGGACGTCTTCCTCGGCTTCGACAAGCGGCCCTACAGCCGCGCCACCACCGCGCAGAAGTGCATCCGCGCCGGCGGCAAGCACAACGACCTCGAGAACGTGGGCTACACCGCGCGCCACCACACCTTCTTCGAGATGCTGGGCAACTTCAGCTTCGGCGACTACTTCAAGCAGGACGCCATCCGCTATGCCTGGGAGCTGCTGACCAAGCACTTCATGCTGCCCGAGGAAAAGCTCTGGGTCACCGTCTATGCCGAGGACGACGAGGCCTACGACATCTGGCACAAGGAAGTCGGCGTGCCGGCCGAGCGCATCGTGCGCATCGGCGACAACAAGGGTGGCCGCTACCAGTCCGACAACTTCTGGATGATGGGCGACACTGGTCCCTGCGGCCCCTGCACCGAGATCTTCTACGACCACGGCCCCGAGATCCCCGGCGGCCCCCCGGGCTCGCCCGAGGAGGACGGCGACCGCTACATCGAGATCTGGAACAACGTCTTCATGCAGTTCAACCGTGACGAAGCGGGCGTCATGCACAAGCTGCCGCGCCCGAGCGTCGACACCGGCATGGGCCTGGAGCGCGTGGCCGCGGTGCTGCAGGGCGTGCACGCGAACTACGAGATCGACCTGTTCGTGAACCTGCTGGCCGCCGCCAGCCAGGCGGTGGCCGGCGCGGGCGCCAGTGGCTATGAAGCCGACTCGCCGTCGCTGAAGGTCATTGCCGACCACATCCGCGCCTGTTCCTTCATCGTGGCCGACGGCGTCATCCCCGAGAAGGACGGCCGCGGCTACGTGCTGCGCCGCATCTGCCGCCGCGCCATCCGCCACGGCTACAAGCTGGGCGCGCGCACTCCCTTCTTCCACAAGCTGGTGCCGGCGCTCGTCAAGGAGATGGGCGAGGCCTATCCCGAGCTGCGCCAGCACGAGGCCCGCATCGTCGAGGTGCTGAAGCAGGAAGAGGAACGCTTCTTCCAGACCATCGCCAACGGCATGGAGATCCTCGACGCCGCGCTGGCCGAGCTGTCGCGCCAGGGCAAGGCCGAGCTCGATGGCGAGACCGCGTTCAAGCTGCACGACACCTACGGCTTCCCGCTCGACCTGACCGCCGACGTCTGCCGCGAGCGCGGCATGACGGTGGACGGCGCCGGCTTTGACCTGGCAATGCGCCGGCAGCGGGAGGCGGGCCGCTCGGCCGGCAAGTTCAAGGCCGCCCAGGGCCTCGAGTACAGCGGCCAGGCCACCACCTTCCACGGCTACGAAGCCCTGCTGCGCGAGACTGCCACCGTCACCGCGGTGTATGTCGACGGCACCCAGGTGGAGTCGGCCGGCGCTGGCGACGACGCGGTGGTGGTGCTCGACCACACGCCGTTCTATGCCGAGTCGGGTGGCCAGGTGGGCGACGTCGGCGAGCTGCGCAACAACAGCAGCCGCTTCCTCGTCGAGGACACGCTGAAGATCCAGGCCGACGTCTACGGGCACCACGGCCGCGTGGTGGAAGGCCGCATCAAGGCCGGCGACGTGATCAGCGCGCGGGTCGATGCCGAGCAGCGCGCCCGCACCGTGCGCAACCACAGCGCCACCCACCTGATGCACAAGGCCCTGCGCGAGGTGCTGGGCAGCCATGTGCAGCAGAAGGGCTCGCTGGTGAACGCGGAGCGCACCCGCTTCGACTTCGCCCACAACGCGCCGCTGACCGACGAGCAGATCCGCCGCGTCGAGGCCATCGTCAATGCCGAAATCCTGGCCAACCACCCGACCGGCGCGCGCGTGATGCCGATCGACGAAGCCCAGAAGCTGGGCGCCATGATGCTGTTCGGCGAGAAGTACGGCGACACCGTGCGGGTGCTCGACATCGGCAGCAGCCGCGAGCTGTGCGGTGGCACCCATGTGGCGCGCACCGGTGACATCGGCCTCTTCAAGATCGTGGCCGAAAGCGGCGTGGCCGCCGGCGTGCGGCGCGTCGAGGCGGTCACCGGCGAAAACGCGCTGACCTACCTGCAGACCCTCGAGTCCACCGTGAACCAGGTGGCCGGCACGCTGAAGTCCACCCCGTCGGACGTCACGCAGCGCATCGCTCAGGTACTGGAGCAGGTGCGCAGCCTGGAGAAGGAAGTGGCGGCGCTCAAGGGCAAGCTGGCGTCGTCGCAGGGCGACGAGCTGCTGTCCCGCGCGGTCGATGTGAAGGGCCTGAAGGTGCTGGCCGCCACGCTGCAGGGGGCCGATGCGAAGACCCTGCGCGACACGATGGACAAGCTCAAGGACAAGCTGAAGTCGGCTGCCATCGTGCTGGCCGCGGTGGACGGTGGCAAGGTGCAGCTGGCTGCCGGCGTCACGAGCGACAGCACCGGCAAGGTCAAGGCCGGCGAGCTGGTGAACTTCGTGGCCCAGCAGGTCGGCGGCAAGGGCGGCGGCAAGCCGGACCTGGCCATGGCCGGCGGCACCGACCCGACGCAGCTCGACGCTGCGCTGGCCTCGGTGCAGGCCTGGGTGGCCGAGCGCCTGTAA
- a CDS encoding NMCC_0638 family (lipo)protein — protein sequence MDRNWRQAAARAARALGCAALLGSVPAHAQAQAQPEPQPETAAETAPVLPARIESTPLEPTGPAPAAAAAPGAALVAQGRAVARAFVDGCVLTEGDLTGATDWALSAGFEPRDAQAPEASTLLDGHTGSVFAQPEGGIKLYLVVLTDGGCTVWAEGVSGPAVHQEFQRAMAELGAKGARVSKGTERNIDRGGAWRRQLQLRYRRVGGSQDWGLNVVTTLDAPPGVQALHLARAPAATLPDPDGLPAR from the coding sequence ATGGATCGCAATTGGAGGCAGGCTGCCGCCCGGGCGGCACGGGCGCTGGGATGTGCCGCGCTGCTGGGTTCGGTGCCGGCCCACGCCCAGGCGCAGGCCCAGCCGGAGCCGCAGCCAGAGACGGCGGCCGAGACCGCACCGGTGCTGCCCGCGCGCATCGAAAGCACGCCGCTGGAGCCGACCGGCCCGGCCCCGGCAGCGGCCGCGGCACCGGGCGCGGCCCTGGTGGCGCAGGGCCGCGCGGTGGCCCGTGCCTTCGTCGATGGCTGCGTGCTCACCGAAGGCGACCTGACCGGCGCCACCGATTGGGCCCTGTCCGCCGGCTTCGAGCCGCGCGACGCGCAGGCGCCCGAGGCCAGTACCTTGCTTGACGGCCACACCGGCTCGGTGTTCGCACAGCCCGAAGGCGGCATTAAGCTCTATCTGGTGGTGCTGACTGACGGCGGCTGCACCGTCTGGGCCGAAGGGGTGAGCGGCCCGGCCGTGCACCAGGAGTTCCAGCGCGCGATGGCCGAACTGGGCGCCAAGGGCGCCCGTGTGAGCAAGGGCACCGAGCGCAACATCGATCGCGGTGGAGCCTGGCGGCGCCAGCTGCAGCTGCGCTACCGCCGCGTCGGCGGCAGCCAGGACTGGGGCCTGAACGTGGTCACCACGCTCGACGCGCCGCCCGGTGTGCAGGCACTCCACCTGGCACGTGCACCGGCCGCCACCCTTCCCGACCCGGACGGCCTGCCGGCCCGCTGA
- a CDS encoding HNH endonuclease signature motif containing protein, giving the protein MPPCPLCGRPIVPGPSADEHHLVPKSEGGRDKTLVHRVCHRKIHATFSEKELARGYASWEALRGHPEIASFVQWVRKKPPEFNDGSARPRRRR; this is encoded by the coding sequence GTGCCCCCCTGCCCACTGTGTGGCCGGCCCATCGTGCCCGGCCCGAGTGCAGACGAGCACCACCTGGTGCCCAAGAGCGAAGGGGGCCGCGACAAGACCCTGGTGCACCGGGTGTGCCATCGCAAGATCCACGCGACCTTCTCCGAAAAGGAGCTGGCACGTGGCTACGCCAGCTGGGAAGCGCTGCGCGGGCACCCCGAGATCGCCAGCTTCGTGCAGTGGGTCCGCAAGAAGCCGCCGGAGTTCAATGACGGCAGCGCGAGGCCCAGGCGCCGCCGCTGA